The genomic segment ACGAAGCATACAAAGATAAATGGGATGCTACCAAAAGAGAATACTTTCTAAAAACGCACCAACAAAGAGACTTATTAAAAGAAAGGTTAAAGCATTCATTAAAATAATTTATGGTCGCGTGGCGGAGTGGTTACGCATTGGTCTGCAAAACCAAGTACGCCGGTTCAATTCCGGCCGCGACCTCAAGAATGGTCTATCTAGCTACGCTAGATCTGGCGAAGCCAGACAAAACCTTCTACAGAAGTGCTAATCTACTCCGAACCTCACAATTAGAAAATGCCGCGGTGGTGAAACTGGTAGACACAAGGGACTTAAAATCCCTCGGTAGCAATACCGTGCGAGTTCGAGTCTCGCCCGCGGCACAAAAATATTTATCAAAGGAGAGCTTATGGGATTTCCAATCAAATTTAACTGGGTACTCAAAATAAACCAAAATAGTTCTTTAGAAGTAGGAAAAACTTACAAATTCTCAAAAATCGGGAATCGTAATTTTCCACTCGACACTCCAATTGATCTCATTAATAGCAAAAGAGAGGCAATAGCAAAAATATCTGTTCTGGAATTCACTAACAAAAAAGATGAGACAACGGGCAAGTTTAGAGTTTTAAAGATTTATGAAGGAGAAGAAAAAACAATACTGACAGCCTATTGGATTGAAAATCAATAACAACATTTTTAAAAAGCGTTCTACTGAACGCTTTT from the Parcubacteria group bacterium genome contains:
- a CDS encoding DUF2584 family protein produces the protein MGFPIKFNWVLKINQNSSLEVGKTYKFSKIGNRNFPLDTPIDLINSKREAIAKISVLEFTNKKDETTGKFRVLKIYEGEEKTILTAYWIENQ